The following are encoded in a window of Magnolia sinica isolate HGM2019 chromosome 11, MsV1, whole genome shotgun sequence genomic DNA:
- the LOC131219410 gene encoding cytochrome P450 85A-like, whose protein sequence is MVVLVVVLGVVLGLCVCTGLLRWNEVRYRKKGLPPGTMGWPVFGETTEFLKQGPSFMKNQRARYGNLFKSHILGCPTVVSMDPELNRYILMNEGKGLVPGYPQSMLDILGKCNIAAVHGSLHKTMRGAMLTLISPTMIRDQLLPKIDGFMRSHLSNWGGQIINIQEKTKEMALLSSLKQIGIKSSSISEAFTPEFYKLVLGTLSLPINLPGTNYRCAFKARKKITSILREIIEERRALRCTQNDMLDTLLKIDDSSRYTLTDEEIIDLIITLLYSGYETVSTTSMMTVKYLHDHPSALEELRKEHLEIRKGKAPEEAIDWNDYKSMSFTRAVILETMRIATIVNGVLRKTTEEMEMKGYVIPKGWKIYVYTREINYDPFLYPEPLTFNPWRWLDKSLESQQYFLMFGGGSRLCPGKELGIVEITTFLHYFVTRYRWEEVGGDKLLKFPRVEAPNGLHIRVWDY, encoded by the exons GCTGGCCAGTTTTTGGTGAAACTACAGAGTTCTTGAAGCAAGGCCCAAGCTTCATGAAAAACCAAAGAGCAAG ATATGGGAATTTGTTCAAGTCCCACATCTTGGGCTGCCCCACTGTCGTTTCTATGGACCCGGAGCTGAACAGATACATTctcatgaatgaagggaaaggcCTTGTTCCAGGCTACCCGCAGTCTATGTTAGATATCTTAGGAAAATGCAACATAGCTGCTGTTCATGGCTCCCTTCACAAAACCATGAGAGGGGCTATGCTTACTCTCATCTCCCCTACCATGATTAGAGATCAACTTCTTCCAAAGATCGATGGATTTATGCGCTCTCACCTTAGCAACTGGGGCGGCCAAATCATCAACATCCAAGAAAAAACCAAAGAG ATGGCGCTGCTCTCATCACTGAAACAGATTGGTATCAAATCCAGTTCAATATCCGAAGCCTTCACCCCGGAATTCTATAAACTGGTATTAGGAACTCTGTCATTGCCCATCAACCTTCCAGGCACAAATTACCGCTGTGCATTCAAG GCAAGAAAGAAAATCACAAGCATTTTGAGAGAAATCATAGAAGAAAGAAGAGCTCTTCGATGTACCCAAAATGACATGCTCGATACCTTACTGAAAATTGATGACAGCTCAAGATACACACTCACCGATGAAGAGATCATTGATCTAATCATTACACTTCTATATTCAGGCTATGAGACTGTTTCGACGACTTCAATGATGACTGTCAAGTATCTCCATGATCACCCAAGCGCGCTCGAAGAACTGAGG AAAGAACATTTGGAGATCAGAAAAGGCAAGGCACCTGAGGAGGCAATTGACTGGAACGACTACAAATCCATGAGCTTCACTCGTGCG GTGATCTTGGAGACCATGAGAATAGCTACAATTGTCAATGGGGTGTTGAGGAAAACTACCGAAGAAATGGAAATGAAAG GATATGTGATTCCAAAAGGGTGGAAAATCTATGTTTATACGAGGGAGATTAACTACGATCCATTTCTTTATCCGGAACCTCTAACCTTCAATCCATGGAGATGGCTG GATAAGAGCTTGGAGAGTCAGCAGTATTTCTTGATGTTCGGAGGAGGAAGCCGACTGTGTCCGGGGAAGGAGTTGGGGATAGTGGAAATTACGACATTCCTTCACTACTTTGTGACGCGATACAG ATGGGAAGAGGTTGGAGGAGACAAGTTACTGAAATTTCCAAGAGTTGAAGCACCAAATGGCCTGCATATTAGGGTTTGGGATTACTGA